In a single window of the Candidatus Melainabacteria bacterium genome:
- a CDS encoding ribbon-helix-helix protein, CopG family, whose product MPKKVLIALPPAMLEQVDFIAQCEHRTRSDLIREALRRYLDNFRRTQGAHLAVSTLESADTFANTLS is encoded by the coding sequence ATGCCCAAGAAGGTACTGATCGCTCTGCCACCAGCCATGCTAGAACAAGTTGATTTCATCGCCCAATGCGAACACCGCACTCGCTCAGATTTGATAAGAGAAGCGCTTCGTCGTTATCTCGACAATTTCAGACGCACCCAGGGTGCCCACCTGGCAGTAAGTACGCTTGAATCAGCTGATACCTTCGCCAATACTCTTTCGTAG
- a CDS encoding HEAT repeat domain-containing protein: MELADLAEIVDNMIVQHDYPGFEVRALKLGLPEEALKMHAKVFVQALGHENIFVKLAALRWLQERPGVAKSYVKAIAGLLDHSDEWVRMEAVRTIERISSPAEEATLKIAELLRDPDVEVRKTAAKALGKICSKKSSKNETILKSLRDACSDEDSTVRWKVQKALRQMGAYDS; this comes from the coding sequence ATGGAATTAGCAGATCTGGCAGAAATCGTAGATAACATGATCGTGCAACACGATTATCCGGGCTTCGAAGTGCGAGCCCTCAAACTGGGCTTGCCGGAAGAAGCTCTGAAGATGCACGCCAAAGTTTTTGTTCAGGCCCTCGGTCATGAGAACATCTTCGTCAAGCTTGCCGCGCTTCGCTGGCTGCAAGAGCGGCCGGGCGTTGCAAAGTCTTACGTCAAGGCGATTGCTGGATTGCTCGATCATTCAGACGAGTGGGTGCGTATGGAAGCGGTGCGAACCATCGAACGCATCTCTTCACCTGCCGAAGAGGCGACCCTGAAGATTGCTGAGCTGCTTCGTGATCCGGATGTCGAAGTCAGGAAAACTGCTGCTAAGGCTCTAGGAAAAATTTGTTCAAAGAAATCAAGCAAAAATGAAACGATTTTGAAATCGTTGCGTGATGCGTGTTCTGACGAAGATTCAACGGTGCGTTGGAAAGTGCAGAAGGCATTGCGTCAGATGGGCGCATACGACAGCTAG
- a CDS encoding gluconokinase — translation MGVAGSGKTTIGQSLAQRLQWNFADADDYHPPANVTKMSAGQPLTDEDRKPWLSALSSMIQNWIATGQSTVLACSALRSSYRNILQTDNNSVALIYLKGDFELFNKRLSGRSGHFMKATMLTSQFQTLEEPEDVCTVDASKDPAEIVDEICRRLALK, via the coding sequence ATGGGTGTAGCCGGTTCCGGCAAAACTACAATTGGGCAATCGCTCGCCCAGCGTTTGCAATGGAACTTTGCTGACGCTGACGATTATCATCCGCCCGCAAATGTCACCAAGATGAGCGCAGGGCAACCACTAACAGACGAAGACCGAAAACCGTGGTTGAGTGCTCTTTCTTCCATGATTCAAAACTGGATCGCTACTGGACAATCTACCGTGCTTGCCTGCTCCGCATTGAGGTCAAGCTATCGAAATATTCTTCAAACGGATAATAACTCGGTTGCGCTTATCTACCTGAAGGGCGATTTTGAATTGTTTAACAAACGATTATCAGGGCGATCCGGGCATTTTATGAAAGCGACGATGCTCACCAGTCAATTCCAAACCCTGGAAGAGCCAGAAGATGTCTGCACGGTGGATGCATCGAAAGATCCTGCCGAAATAGTCGATGAAATTTGCCGGCGCCTCGCTCTCAAATGA
- a CDS encoding aldo/keto reductase has protein sequence MEYRKLGKWGVKVSEVGLGSWLTYGGSVDEKSAAKQIHFAFDKGINFFDTANVYAHGAGEIAVGKAIKNLNRDALVLATKVYFPMGQGPNDKGLSRKHIFEQCHASLKRLQQDYVDLYQCHRFDVDVPMYEIVRAMDDLIRQGKILYWGVSEWRAEQIEEAVQTALSINAMPPVSNQPQYNMLARDIEKEVIPTSRKLGLGQVVFSPLAQGVLTGKYKPDQPFPADSRAADNRNNVFMVGRSLMARETLELVQKLMPIAAELKITMAQLALAWCLRLPEVSSVIIGATRASQIEDNIHAATIELSQDVIKQIDETLAVTARP, from the coding sequence ATGGAATATCGTAAGTTAGGCAAGTGGGGCGTGAAGGTAAGCGAGGTTGGCTTAGGTAGCTGGCTTACCTACGGGGGATCGGTCGATGAGAAGTCTGCGGCCAAGCAGATTCACTTCGCCTTTGATAAAGGAATCAATTTCTTCGACACGGCTAACGTATACGCGCATGGAGCTGGCGAGATTGCTGTGGGCAAGGCAATCAAAAATCTCAACCGGGATGCTCTTGTGCTGGCCACTAAGGTCTACTTTCCAATGGGACAGGGACCAAACGATAAGGGACTATCCCGCAAACACATTTTCGAGCAATGCCATGCAAGTTTGAAACGTCTGCAGCAAGATTATGTCGACCTCTACCAGTGCCATCGTTTCGATGTAGATGTGCCGATGTACGAGATCGTTCGAGCCATGGACGATCTGATTCGCCAGGGAAAAATATTGTACTGGGGAGTAAGCGAGTGGCGGGCAGAACAAATTGAAGAGGCTGTTCAAACCGCGCTCTCAATAAATGCCATGCCGCCGGTTTCGAATCAACCGCAATACAATATGTTGGCTCGCGATATAGAAAAGGAAGTGATTCCTACTTCGAGGAAGTTAGGTCTGGGGCAGGTTGTTTTTTCTCCTCTGGCTCAGGGTGTTTTGACAGGGAAATATAAACCAGATCAGCCATTTCCTGCTGACAGTCGGGCCGCAGACAATCGCAATAACGTGTTCATGGTGGGAAGGAGCCTGATGGCACGAGAGACACTCGAACTCGTGCAGAAGCTCATGCCTATTGCTGCAGAACTGAAGATCACCATGGCCCAACTGGCACTGGCTTGGTGTCTGCGTTTGCCTGAAGTCAGTAGTGTCATTATTGGTGCCACCAGGGCTTCGCAGATCGAAGATAATATTCATGCGGCGACGATCGAATTGTCGCAGGACGTGATTAAACAGATCGACGAGACACTGGCTGTCACTGCTCGCCCTTGA
- a CDS encoding MFS transporter, which produces MMSVVFFKNMHADNEFIAHFTSLLQIPWVVKAFWAPTVDLHSTRRQWILVSQTVLAALAIVLAGVAQIPDPLRISVGVLILIAIASATQDIAIDGFYMDVLDGHQQSYFVGVRNTFYKLAILLGSGGLVWLAGELAQKGLGVATGWSISFAICGALLVVLALFHKVGLPKPEQQKRPTLDFLEFLMVFVTFFEQKGIVPIVLYILTFRLGDALMLKMAPPFLLDPIEKGGLGLTTADVGSIYGTYGTIALLAGGIFGGWLVAKVGLKRCLFPTAIIQNSAILLYWQLAIHRPPLIGVAVLNAYEQFSYGLGVAAYTVFLLSTVRPEYKAAHYATATGLMALGVLIPSYFSGNLQTILGYRDFFLFSFFASLPGIIVIFFLPLNKGVENPS; this is translated from the coding sequence ATGATGTCGGTCGTATTCTTCAAGAATATGCATGCCGACAATGAGTTTATTGCCCACTTTACCAGTCTGCTGCAGATACCATGGGTCGTCAAAGCTTTCTGGGCGCCGACCGTAGACTTGCACAGCACTCGACGGCAATGGATTCTGGTATCGCAAACAGTGCTGGCTGCGCTCGCTATTGTGCTGGCGGGAGTGGCTCAAATTCCTGATCCGTTGCGAATATCGGTGGGAGTACTGATTCTAATCGCTATTGCTTCCGCTACTCAAGACATCGCTATTGACGGCTTTTACATGGATGTACTGGATGGTCATCAACAGTCCTATTTTGTTGGTGTAAGAAACACCTTCTATAAATTGGCGATATTGCTTGGTTCCGGCGGACTTGTATGGCTGGCTGGAGAGTTGGCGCAGAAAGGACTTGGTGTCGCTACCGGTTGGAGTATCTCGTTTGCCATTTGTGGCGCACTACTTGTGGTGCTAGCGCTTTTTCACAAGGTAGGACTGCCCAAACCAGAGCAGCAAAAGCGTCCGACTCTCGATTTCCTTGAATTTCTGATGGTCTTCGTTACGTTTTTCGAGCAAAAGGGGATTGTACCTATAGTCCTGTATATCCTTACTTTTCGTCTGGGTGACGCCTTAATGCTCAAGATGGCCCCGCCATTCTTGCTTGACCCGATTGAAAAGGGTGGACTTGGCCTGACGACTGCAGATGTAGGCTCAATCTATGGCACTTACGGGACCATCGCTCTGCTCGCCGGTGGGATCTTTGGTGGTTGGCTTGTAGCCAAAGTCGGTTTGAAACGATGCCTGTTTCCTACAGCAATAATTCAAAACTCAGCAATATTGCTGTATTGGCAGTTAGCCATTCACAGACCGCCACTGATTGGTGTAGCAGTTCTGAATGCTTACGAACAGTTCTCCTATGGTTTGGGAGTTGCAGCTTACACAGTTTTCCTCCTTTCAACCGTGCGGCCTGAGTACAAGGCAGCCCACTACGCTACAGCGACGGGGTTGATGGCTCTGGGTGTACTGATTCCCAGCTATTTTTCTGGAAATCTGCAAACAATACTGGGCTACAGGGACTTTTTCCTTTTCAGTTTTTTTGCGTCATTGCCTGGTATCATCGTGATCTTCTTTTTGCCTCTTAATAAAGGGGTCGAGAACCCGTCTTAA
- a CDS encoding aconitate hydratase, whose product MTLLDVNDVKKLYQSFPDKIKEARRRYKRPLTLTEKILIAHLDHWPEGTETPVRGDTYAFLRPDRVAMQDATAQMALLQFMQAKLKKVAVPSTVHCDHLIQARVGADKDMARALDDNKEVYEFLRTASQKHGIGFWKPGAGIIHQVVLENYACPGTMMVGTDSHTPNAGGLGMLAIGVGGADAVDVMAGEPWGVRWPKLIGVRLTGKLNGWTSPKDVILKIAGILTVAGGTGAIVEYFGSGTSSISCTGKGTITNMGAELGATTSVFPYDDRMAKYLKATGREEIAKLADQYKEYLVADPEVEKDPKAFYDQIVEIDLDTLEPYVVGPHTPDLARPVSELAKEAKEKGYPETLTYALIGSCTNSSYEDMSRAAHIAKQAADHGVKANIGFLISPGSEQIHQTIGRDGQLEKLENIGGTVLANACGPCIGQWKRDDITNGEANSIITSFNRNFQKRNDGNPQTLAFIGSPEIVTAFALAGSLSFNPMKDKLTAPDGSQFQLAPPEAPELPAKGFISADSGYLAPAEDGDKVAVAVSPDSERLQLLEPFTPWDGKDYIDLPVLLKADGKCTTDHISPAGPWLRYRGHLDKISDNMFTGAINAFTKQPGTGKDQLDGQTKSYPAVARDYKAHNMGWVVIGDQNYGEGSSREHAAMSPRFLGCKAVVVRSFARIHETNLKKQGILAFTFIKPEDYNLIQEDDRISFVGLKDLKPEQPVEMIITHNDGTKVTTHVKHTLTPEQIEWFKCGSALNLIKKNREG is encoded by the coding sequence ATGACCCTTCTCGATGTTAATGATGTCAAAAAGCTGTATCAGTCATTTCCAGACAAGATAAAAGAGGCGCGACGTCGCTATAAGCGACCGTTGACGCTGACTGAAAAAATTCTGATTGCACACTTGGATCATTGGCCTGAAGGAACTGAAACACCAGTACGCGGCGACACCTACGCCTTTCTGCGACCAGACCGCGTCGCCATGCAAGACGCTACCGCGCAAATGGCTCTCCTGCAATTTATGCAAGCCAAACTGAAAAAAGTTGCGGTGCCATCGACTGTGCACTGCGATCACCTTATTCAAGCTCGAGTGGGCGCTGATAAAGACATGGCTCGCGCTCTTGACGATAACAAAGAAGTCTATGAATTCCTTCGCACAGCCAGCCAGAAACACGGTATCGGATTCTGGAAACCGGGTGCTGGAATTATTCACCAGGTGGTGCTTGAGAACTACGCTTGCCCCGGCACGATGATGGTGGGTACTGACTCACACACACCTAATGCCGGCGGACTGGGCATGCTCGCGATAGGCGTGGGCGGCGCCGATGCTGTCGACGTCATGGCAGGCGAGCCCTGGGGCGTTCGCTGGCCGAAGCTCATCGGCGTGCGTTTGACTGGCAAACTGAACGGTTGGACATCTCCCAAAGACGTAATTTTAAAGATTGCCGGCATCTTGACCGTCGCTGGCGGAACGGGCGCAATTGTCGAGTATTTCGGCTCAGGCACATCATCTATCAGTTGTACGGGTAAAGGCACCATAACCAACATGGGTGCAGAATTGGGAGCTACGACATCTGTATTCCCTTATGACGATCGCATGGCCAAGTACCTGAAAGCGACAGGACGCGAGGAGATAGCCAAACTCGCAGATCAATACAAAGAGTATCTGGTCGCTGACCCGGAAGTAGAGAAAGATCCAAAAGCTTTCTACGATCAAATTGTAGAGATCGATCTCGATACTCTTGAGCCATACGTAGTCGGACCTCACACACCAGATTTAGCGAGACCGGTTTCTGAACTTGCTAAAGAAGCGAAAGAGAAAGGCTACCCGGAAACGCTTACATACGCTTTGATCGGAAGCTGCACGAACTCCAGCTACGAAGACATGAGTCGTGCCGCACACATCGCCAAGCAAGCCGCCGATCACGGCGTCAAAGCCAACATCGGCTTCTTGATCTCACCTGGATCTGAGCAGATTCACCAGACGATCGGACGCGACGGCCAGTTAGAGAAGCTTGAAAACATCGGTGGCACCGTGCTTGCCAATGCTTGCGGACCTTGCATCGGACAGTGGAAACGTGATGACATCACCAATGGTGAAGCGAATTCCATCATCACTTCATTCAATCGTAACTTCCAGAAGCGAAATGACGGTAATCCACAGACTCTGGCTTTCATTGGCAGTCCGGAAATCGTGACAGCCTTTGCGCTGGCGGGATCACTTTCCTTCAACCCAATGAAAGACAAGCTGACGGCACCAGATGGCAGCCAATTCCAATTGGCACCACCCGAGGCACCAGAGCTGCCGGCGAAAGGTTTCATTTCGGCAGACTCCGGATATCTCGCACCAGCCGAAGATGGAGACAAGGTCGCTGTAGCAGTCTCACCTGATAGTGAACGTCTGCAGTTGCTCGAGCCATTCACCCCATGGGACGGCAAAGATTACATCGACTTGCCGGTTCTGCTCAAGGCTGACGGGAAGTGCACCACAGACCACATATCACCAGCTGGACCGTGGTTGCGTTATCGCGGTCACCTCGACAAGATCAGCGACAACATGTTTACGGGTGCCATTAACGCTTTCACCAAGCAACCAGGCACTGGTAAAGATCAGCTCGATGGTCAGACAAAGTCATATCCAGCAGTTGCCCGCGATTACAAAGCACACAACATGGGTTGGGTCGTCATTGGAGATCAAAACTACGGTGAAGGATCAAGCCGTGAGCACGCAGCTATGTCGCCCCGTTTCCTGGGCTGCAAGGCTGTTGTAGTTCGCAGCTTTGCCCGAATTCACGAAACCAATTTGAAAAAGCAAGGTATTTTGGCTTTCACGTTTATAAAGCCGGAAGACTACAACTTGATTCAGGAAGACGACAGAATTAGTTTCGTTGGTTTGAAGGATCTGAAACCTGAGCAACCAGTAGAAATGATCATCACCCACAACGACGGCACTAAGGTGACAACTCACGTGAAGCACACTCTGACACCTGAGCAGATTGAATGGTTCAAGTGCGGTTCCGCTCTGAATCTGATCAAGAAAAATCGAGAAGGCTAA
- a CDS encoding alpha/beta hydrolase yields the protein MNATLLLYLLASAVLYAVLSPRFNYRLYRWLIFHPYPFEPGTELPPSVENAEVDEVYVHLKSGRKLHCWYFRVANATKTIMFSHGNAGNLSSRNSILNLLARTGASVFIYDYEGFGKSEGKPTIDGICENGLAVYDFLVNIEGIAPENLIVYGESLGTGVAMFLADVKPVAGVILQSGFSSLKTIAQEAYPGLRAFPSFLFPSQQLDTLSLAKKKHPPLLIVHGMKDSVVPYSHAERLYKEASEPKQLLTLPESGHTDICSTAPTLFLETVIQFISRL from the coding sequence ATGAACGCCACACTTCTGCTTTATTTACTTGCTAGTGCGGTACTGTATGCGGTGCTCTCGCCTCGCTTCAACTATCGCTTGTATCGCTGGTTGATATTTCATCCATATCCATTCGAGCCGGGTACTGAGCTGCCTCCGTCGGTAGAAAACGCCGAAGTGGACGAGGTCTATGTGCATCTCAAATCGGGAAGAAAGCTTCATTGCTGGTACTTCCGGGTGGCAAATGCGACAAAGACTATTATGTTCAGTCACGGCAACGCTGGTAACTTAAGTTCTCGAAATTCAATTCTGAATCTTCTTGCCAGGACAGGGGCATCGGTTTTTATCTACGACTATGAGGGCTTTGGCAAGAGCGAAGGAAAACCAACCATCGATGGAATCTGCGAAAACGGTCTGGCTGTCTATGACTTTCTCGTAAATATTGAGGGGATTGCGCCCGAGAACCTGATCGTCTACGGTGAGTCGCTCGGTACGGGTGTTGCAATGTTTCTGGCGGATGTGAAGCCGGTTGCCGGCGTGATTTTGCAATCAGGGTTTTCTTCGCTCAAGACCATTGCCCAGGAAGCTTATCCTGGGCTGCGGGCGTTTCCATCGTTTTTATTTCCTTCGCAGCAGCTCGATACTCTGTCATTAGCGAAAAAGAAGCATCCACCGCTTTTGATTGTGCACGGTATGAAAGACAGCGTCGTTCCGTATTCGCACGCGGAGCGGCTATACAAAGAGGCTTCCGAACCGAAACAGCTGTTGACATTGCCCGAGTCAGGACATACGGATATCTGCTCGACAGCGCCAACGTTGTTTTTGGAAACTGTAATCCAGTTTATAAGTCGGCTTTGA
- a CDS encoding N-acetyltransferase family protein has protein sequence MTIQTNKNEPDANSIVAVIRPALEQDIPVIRDIYNYFVSNSTATFATAEESLAERKEWFASHQNNALPIVVAEYDGHVVGWASFSYYHQRCAYRQTVEISFYIHHQYVGRGIGSLLAEDLLRRARSNGYHCVVSLVCSENESSIALLKKFDFETVGVLREVGRKFDRWLDVTLLQKLLET, from the coding sequence ATGACAATTCAGACTAACAAAAACGAGCCGGACGCAAACTCCATCGTCGCAGTGATCCGACCGGCCTTAGAGCAGGACATTCCTGTTATTCGTGACATCTACAATTATTTCGTCAGCAATTCAACAGCTACATTCGCCACTGCCGAAGAATCGTTAGCTGAACGCAAAGAATGGTTCGCCAGCCATCAGAACAACGCTCTGCCCATCGTCGTCGCCGAATATGACGGTCATGTCGTCGGTTGGGCCAGTTTTTCCTATTACCATCAGCGTTGTGCTTATCGACAGACAGTAGAGATTTCCTTTTACATACATCATCAATATGTCGGACGTGGTATCGGCAGCTTGCTTGCCGAAGATCTGCTTCGGCGGGCTCGTTCAAATGGCTATCACTGCGTTGTTTCGCTGGTTTGCAGCGAAAATGAATCCAGCATAGCCTTGCTTAAGAAGTTCGATTTTGAAACCGTAGGCGTCTTGCGTGAAGTCGGCAGAAAGTTTGATCGATGGCTTGATGTCACACTTTTGCAAAAGCTGCTGGAGACATGA
- a CDS encoding succinate dehydrogenase — protein MVALGFTIFIVYATFRAFENAHYEVGAYLSPFYSPKLAFDWWKFSPAILILWIPAGFRATCYYYRKAYYRAYFWDPPGCSIGHMGGHNYTGETKFPFVFQNAHRYFFYLATIVLIFLWYDVYLAFFQPTGFVVSGINLFMLLNVTLLSGYSGGCHACRHLVGGRLDCFSKCESTKQQFKLWHIVTKLNEHHMFWAWMSLFSVGLTDLLIRSYSLGIVQEMRLF, from the coding sequence CTGGTCGCTCTCGGTTTCACCATATTTATCGTATATGCGACGTTTCGCGCTTTCGAAAACGCCCACTACGAAGTTGGCGCATATCTTTCGCCTTTCTACTCACCGAAACTTGCATTCGATTGGTGGAAATTCTCTCCGGCAATTCTAATCTTGTGGATTCCAGCCGGTTTCCGGGCGACTTGCTACTACTATCGTAAAGCCTACTACCGAGCTTATTTCTGGGATCCACCGGGTTGCTCGATCGGACACATGGGCGGACACAACTACACGGGCGAAACAAAGTTTCCTTTTGTCTTCCAAAATGCTCATAGATACTTCTTCTATCTGGCGACGATCGTTTTGATCTTCCTCTGGTACGACGTGTATCTCGCATTCTTCCAACCGACCGGCTTTGTCGTAAGCGGCATCAATCTTTTCATGCTACTCAACGTCACACTGCTGTCGGGCTATTCAGGCGGGTGCCACGCTTGCCGACATCTCGTAGGTGGTCGACTCGACTGCTTTTCGAAGTGTGAGTCAACCAAGCAACAATTCAAACTCTGGCACATCGTCACCAAGCTAAACGAGCACCACATGTTCTGGGCATGGATGAGCTTATTCTCGGTCGGTTTGACCGACTTGCTGATCCGCTCCTACTCACTGGGCATCGTTCAAGAAATGAGGTTGTTCTAG
- a CDS encoding fumarate reductase/succinate dehydrogenase flavoprotein subunit: MADYEIHEHDVLVIGAGGAGLRAAIEASSMGVSVGLVCKSLLGKAHTVMAEGGVAAALANVDPKDGWETHFQDTMKGGKMLNNWRMAQLHAQEAPERVKELERWGAVFDRTKNGKILQRAFGGHTYKRLCHVGDRTGLEMIRTLQDRGVHQGIKVYMECCVSRLLKDGDKIAGAFGYYREDGRFVLFKAKAIVLATGGVGKSFTVTSNSWEYTGDGHALAYDAGADLIDMEFVQFHPTGMVWPPGVRGILVTEGVRGEGGILRNKDGERFMYKYLPESTKKDFAETDEEAKRWVDAALAGQQTDARRPPELSTRDNVARAIYQEVKAGRGSPHGGVFLDISYQDPERVKKKLPSMYHQFKDLADVDITAGPMEVGPTMHYIMGGVRVDAETAQTRVPGLFAAGECSGGMHGANRLGGNSLSDLIVFGKRAGAGAAEYAKKLEGKPTVSDDAVKAAQEEMEAPLSRPDGKNPYDIAKQLNQIMSTHVGIYREEKELEAGIAKLEELKEQVKHVGVKGNRAYNPGWHLCRDLRNMIICSEAIARSALSRKESRGAHSRLDYENTDDEVWGHVNSAISRDGDKMKLELTPKPEMPAELKALFQKKEPVNA, from the coding sequence ATGGCTGATTACGAAATACACGAACATGACGTACTCGTCATCGGTGCAGGCGGAGCTGGTTTAAGAGCAGCAATCGAAGCATCTTCGATGGGCGTCTCAGTCGGTCTGGTCTGCAAATCGCTGCTTGGTAAGGCTCACACAGTTATGGCAGAGGGCGGCGTGGCAGCAGCACTGGCCAACGTCGACCCGAAAGATGGTTGGGAAACCCACTTCCAGGACACCATGAAGGGCGGCAAGATGCTCAACAACTGGCGCATGGCACAATTGCATGCACAGGAAGCACCTGAGCGTGTAAAAGAGCTGGAGCGTTGGGGCGCTGTCTTCGACAGAACCAAGAACGGCAAGATTCTGCAACGCGCTTTCGGTGGACACACCTATAAACGTCTCTGCCACGTAGGCGACAGAACCGGTCTTGAGATGATTCGCACTCTGCAAGATCGCGGCGTTCACCAGGGCATCAAAGTTTATATGGAATGCTGTGTCAGTCGTCTCCTCAAAGATGGCGACAAGATTGCAGGCGCTTTCGGCTACTACAGAGAAGACGGACGCTTCGTGCTTTTCAAAGCCAAAGCGATCGTTCTGGCAACAGGTGGTGTTGGAAAGTCATTCACAGTCACATCCAACTCCTGGGAATACACAGGCGATGGACACGCTCTGGCATATGACGCCGGCGCTGATCTCATCGACATGGAATTCGTTCAATTCCACCCCACAGGCATGGTCTGGCCACCTGGCGTGCGTGGCATCCTCGTAACTGAAGGGGTTCGCGGTGAAGGCGGCATTCTACGCAACAAAGACGGCGAGCGTTTCATGTACAAGTATCTGCCTGAATCGACAAAGAAAGATTTCGCAGAAACCGACGAAGAAGCAAAACGCTGGGTTGACGCAGCTCTCGCTGGTCAACAAACCGATGCTCGCAGACCTCCTGAGCTTTCTACGCGTGACAACGTGGCTCGCGCTATTTATCAAGAAGTGAAGGCAGGACGAGGCTCCCCTCACGGTGGTGTCTTCCTGGATATCAGCTATCAGGACCCGGAACGCGTCAAGAAAAAATTGCCGTCCATGTATCACCAGTTCAAAGACCTGGCAGATGTCGATATTACGGCGGGTCCGATGGAAGTTGGACCGACCATGCACTACATCATGGGCGGTGTCAGAGTCGACGCCGAAACAGCTCAAACTCGAGTTCCCGGTCTCTTTGCCGCTGGCGAATGCAGTGGTGGCATGCACGGTGCCAACCGCCTGGGCGGAAATTCACTCTCAGACTTGATCGTGTTCGGAAAGCGCGCCGGAGCCGGTGCCGCTGAATACGCTAAAAAGTTGGAAGGCAAACCGACCGTTTCAGACGACGCTGTCAAAGCAGCGCAAGAAGAGATGGAAGCGCCACTCAGTCGTCCGGACGGTAAAAATCCTTACGACATAGCCAAACAGCTAAATCAGATCATGAGCACTCACGTCGGTATTTACCGCGAAGAGAAAGAGCTCGAAGCCGGCATCGCCAAACTGGAAGAACTGAAAGAGCAAGTCAAACATGTAGGAGTGAAAGGCAATCGCGCCTACAATCCTGGTTGGCACCTCTGCCGCGATCTGAGGAACATGATTATCTGTTCCGAAGCAATCGCCCGCAGCGCTCTTTCCAGAAAGGAAAGTCGCGGTGCACACAGCCGCCTGGACTACGAAAACACTGATGACGAAGTCTGGGGTCATGTCAATTCAGCCATCTCCAGAGATGGCGACAAGATGAAGCTTGAACTAACTCCTAAACCGGAGATGCCAGCCGAGCTGAAAGCCTTGTTTCAGAAAAAGGAGCCTGTAAATGCGTGA
- a CDS encoding succinate dehydrogenase/fumarate reductase iron-sulfur subunit translates to MREALLKVFRGEKDNGEYVTYKVPIEEGMVVLDAIHYIQAMYDPNLAVRWNCKAAKCGSCSAEVNGRPSLMCKSRMDKFVDGEEITVQPIKSFPHVKDLVSDVSWNYRANEKIPAFTPAPDADWTFYQEDIDRVQEFRKCIECFLCQDVCHVIRDHDRKDFLGPRFMVRSAGLDMHPLDTVERAKFLKEEGGIGLCNITKCCTEVCPESIHITDNAIIPLKERVVDEFYDPIAKFLKSVFGNKK, encoded by the coding sequence ATGCGTGAAGCACTTTTGAAAGTATTTCGCGGTGAGAAAGACAACGGCGAATACGTGACGTACAAAGTGCCGATTGAAGAAGGCATGGTTGTGCTGGATGCGATTCACTACATTCAAGCGATGTACGATCCGAACCTGGCAGTGCGCTGGAACTGCAAAGCAGCCAAATGCGGTTCATGCAGCGCTGAGGTGAACGGTCGCCCGAGCTTAATGTGCAAATCCCGAATGGACAAATTTGTTGACGGCGAAGAAATTACCGTTCAACCAATCAAGTCTTTTCCTCATGTCAAAGATCTCGTTTCGGACGTTTCCTGGAATTACAGAGCAAACGAAAAGATTCCAGCCTTCACGCCTGCGCCTGACGCTGATTGGACTTTCTACCAGGAAGACATCGATCGCGTTCAGGAATTCCGCAAGTGCATCGAATGCTTCCTCTGTCAGGACGTCTGTCACGTAATTCGCGACCATGACCGCAAAGACTTTCTGGGACCTCGTTTCATGGTCAGAAGCGCAGGTCTGGATATGCACCCGCTGGATACTGTCGAGCGGGCTAAATTCCTCAAGGAAGAAGGTGGCATCGGACTTTGCAACATCACAAAATGCTGCACCGAAGTTTGCCCGGAATCGATTCACATCACCGACAACGCCATCATTCCTTTGAAGGAACGAGTTGTCGACGAGTTTTACGACCCGATCGCAAAATTCCTGAAGTCGGTTTTTGGCAATAAGAAATAA